GGGCCGTGCGCGCCGCGTCCCGCCACTGGTAGAGGGAGGTTCCGTCCTCGAACGGCGTCCACTGGGTCGGGTCGACCAAGAAGGTGCGCAGCCCGTGGCGCTCGAGGTCGAGCTCGTCGACGACGACGGGGTCGAGCAGCCCGACCAGGTAGGCGCAGGGGCTGACGACGAACCGACGGTCGGCGAAGGGCCGCTCGATCGTGCACGCACCACCGAGCTGCTCACGGCGCTCGAGCACCAGCACCGAGCGGCCCGCCCGAGCCAGGTAGGCGGCGGCGGTGAGCCCGTTGTGCCCGCCCCCGACGACGACGACGTCCCAGCGCCGGGCCGCCAGCTCGGCGACCGGGGCGGGGAGGCCCACCCGCCCGTCGACCGCGGCGACGGCGCCCCGGCGGTCCCGGACCGGCTCGCGGCCGTCTGGCGAGGAGCCGGCCACGTCAACGCGGACCCGCGAAGTACGGGTTGCGCGGCCCGTCGCGGCCGTTGAGCACGTCGGACACGCTCGGGCCTCCGGCAGCCCCCGCGCGCAGGGCCTCGAGCGTGGCGTCGCGGTTGTTCGCGTACACCGCGTCCTGGTCGGCTGCCGCGGGCGAGACCCACACCGCGGCGATCAACAGGAGCCCGCCGACCGCGTCGCCGGGCACGACGCCAGTGGCGACGGCATCGGCGACCCCACCCGCGACTCCGGCCTGCGCCGCGCCCCAGGACAGCGCCTCGTGGCGCGCCCCGGCCAGGGGCGCCTTGTTGACGAACAGCGTCGGCGGCTGGACCGGCAGGTTCGGACGCAGCACGACGACGAACGGGACGTGCCCGGCGCGGGGCGTGGCGAGGGCGGTGGTCCAGGCCACCTCGACCGGCCCGCCGCGCCGGCCGAGCACCGTGTTGAGGTGTGCGGCGTCGCCGCCCTCGCCGACGAACGCCTCGCCGATCTGGGTGCGCCACGCGAACTCGTCGGTGTCGTTGCCCACCGCGGCGACCGTACACTCGCCGCGTGCGCACGCCCGCGGCTGCGGGGCTCGTCGACCTCGCGCGCTACCCGATCACGACCCTTGCGGAGCCCGCCGGGCGCACGCTCGT
The nucleotide sequence above comes from Acidimicrobiia bacterium. Encoded proteins:
- the fae gene encoding formaldehyde-activating enzyme, with amino-acid sequence MGNDTDEFAWRTQIGEAFVGEGGDAAHLNTVLGRRGGPVEVAWTTALATPRAGHVPFVVVLRPNLPVQPPTLFVNKAPLAGARHEALSWGAAQAGVAGGVADAVATGVVPGDAVGGLLLIAAVWVSPAAADQDAVYANNRDATLEALRAGAAGGPSVSDVLNGRDGPRNPYFAGPR